GGGTCAAAGCGGACATATAAGCGCCGACATTCAGTAGTTCTCCCAAATCCCTAGCCAAGCTGCGGATATAGGTGCCTTTGGAACAGACAATCCTAAAATGTACATCAGGATTTTCAAATCCGGTAATCTCGAACGCTGTTACAGTTACAGGTCTTGCTTCCATTTTTACATCCAAGCCTTTCCTTGCCGACTCATAAACTCTTTTTCCATCGATTTTGATGGCTGAGTGCATGGGTGGAACTTGTAGAATATCTCCGGTCAACTTTGCTGCTGCTGATTTAACATCTTCAAGGGTAATATGTGATGGGTCGGCGACATCAATTACTTCCTTTTCAAGGTCAAAACTTTCGGTGGTTTTTCCCAATACAAATGTCCCGGTGTATTCTTTTTCCTGAGCCATATAGGACTCTATGGATTTGGTTTTCTTTCCTGCACAAACTATCAAAAGCCCTGTAGCCAATGGGTCCAAAGTCCCCGCATGGCCGACTTTTTTAATTTTAAGCGCATTTCTGACTTTTTTTACTACATCAAAAGAAGTCCATTCATAGGGTTTGTTGATGAGAAACACTTCTCCGTAAGGTTCTTCCTGCATGCTATGAGTATATTCCTGCAAAGATGGCTATCAATCCCACTATGGTACAGTAAATAGCAAAATAAGTCAGTTTACTTTTTCTTACCAGTTGTATCATCCAAGTGCAGGCGAAAAAACCGGAAATAAAGGCAGCTACAAATCCCGCAGAAAGGTAACCGAAACTGGCTTCATTATAGGTCAAAGCTCCATCGAGAATGTCCTTGGCGATCTTTCCAATGATCAAAGGAACCACCATAAGAAAAGAGAATCTCGCAGCTTTGTTTTTGTCTATTCCCAATAGGACAGAGGTAGAAATTGTAGCACCTGATCTGGAAATTCCAGGCAGCATGGCAATAGCCTGAGAAAGACCGATCAGAACCGAATTTCTGAATCCAACTGGTTTTCCTGTGTTTTTGGCACGATCTGCCAGAAATAATAGGATGGCAGTTACCAAAAGCATGAATCCAACGAATGTGATTTTACCTCCGAAAAACTGTTCTAATTCTTCTTCAAAGAATAACCCCACTATGACAGCCGGGATCATGGAAAGGATAATTTTTACAGTAAATTGGGTTTCCTCATTCCATTGAAATTTGATCAGTCCTTCAATAATTTCAACTATATCTTTTCTGAAGACAACAAGAGTTGCCAAAGCGGTTGCAAAATGAAGAACGATGGTAAACATCAGGCTTTCCTCGGGGATTTTGTCATCACCAAGGATAGCAGACCCTATTTCCAAATGACCACTGGAAGAAACAGGTAAAAATTCAGTAAGCCCTTGGACAATCCCCAAGATGATGGCATCAATAATTTCCATAAAAGATTATTTCTTTTCAGATCGGTAAAAAATCGCATAAAATTGAAAAAGGAATCCTGCTAAGGTAACAATAGGGCCCAAAGTCAAACCAAGAAATCCAAAACCATGAGGCTCGCTGTCCAGGCCAATAATAGTAAAGCCAAGAATGATGATGCCTATTCCGATCAGCATGAGGATATAATTCTTTTTTGTGAAAGCAAAATGTGGGTTATTCATAATCAATATAATTCGTCCAATGACATGTTTAAATATTTGTTGACGGCTTGCAAGGTACTTAAAACAGAGAGTAGAACCCCAATAAGAAGCAATGAACCAAAAAGACCGTATAATAAATTGTAATCCTGAAGTAAAGCAAAGCCATCAATATTGGCTTTGGTGTATTCGATAATACCGAATAGCAAAACTGAAGCAATCAATCCGGACAAAATGCCGAAAACAAAGGCTCTTCCTAAAAAAGGTCTTCTTATAAATCCTCTTGTGGCCCCCACTAGCTGCATACTTCGAATCAGAAATCTTTGGGAGAAAAGTGCCAATCTGATGGTGTTGTTAATCAGCATGATTACTGTAAAGACCAAAATCAAAATAAACCCACCCATCACAATAGCTACTTTAAACAGATTCTGATTGATTGACTCAACCAAGTCGGCCATATAAGTCACTTCAAAAACACCTTCCAGGGAATTGATTTCCTTTACTATCTCCTCTATCAATTCACTGGTCTGAAATTCTTCTGCAATGGATATGGTATAACTGTCCCTCAGTGGATTATCATCCAAGAACTGTGCGAAATCTTCTCCGGTACTTTCCAGAAACGATTGAGCCGCTTCTTCCTGAGAGATAAAGGAGATGGCCTTTTCATTGTCTTTTTCAAGAATATAGGGTTTGGACTCCAAAAATGCTCCGATTTTAGTCTTTTCTGATTCAGAAAGGTTTTTGTTTAAAAATACCTGGATTTCTATATTTTCTCTGATAATACTAGTCAAAGTTTTGGCTTGGATCACGATCACTCCAAAAAGTCCCAAAATAAATAAAGATAAAGTGGTGCTGAAAAGAACTGAGATGAATTTGAATCTTCCCAGTTTGGTTTTTTTTCTTGGACTTATCCTCATGTTTCTGATTTGAATTGGGTCAAAATTAAACAGCTTGGCTTATTAAACCAATCTTAATCATGGAAATTGACAGGAATAACTTTTTTTTCTGCAATTACATACGCATTATCATTTTTACCACATTTCATCGTATACAATCCTGTGAATCTTCCGAATGCCGGCAGAATGATCTGATTGGAGGATACAAAGAAGCAGGGCAGGGTGAGTTTTTGCCTTGCGGTACCATATAACGAGATGCCGGGGTGAATGTGACCGCAAAGGTTGATCTTTTCCGGTGGAATATTTGCCAATGGTTCATGTGATAAAATCATCTGCCCTAAGTTTAATCTTTCTGTGTGGACCTGCCAAATGTCAGAACGGTAAACCTCCTCAGGTAGTATGTCATGATTACCTTTGATAAGATGAAAGTTGGTTTCAGGATGATAATCAGCAAAAGTCTCAAGATCATTCCACGCTATGTTCCAATCACTGTGGAACAAATCGCCCAAAAAGTACAGATGCTCTGGATTGTATTTTTGAATCAGTCTTTGAATGGTCATTAAATCCCCAATATGTAATTTCTCAGAAACCGGAATTCCGGCTTTTCTAAAATGTGCTGCTTTTCCAAAATGAGGGTCTGCAATCAAGATTGATCTGAATTCATTTATATAGATGGCCTTTTCAGGAAGAAGCTGCAAGCTGAGTTCCCTCCATTGCAATTGATATCCAGCCATGTTTTTCAAAGTATCCACCTGTATTTAAATGAAATTCGCCTCAAAACCATTGCATTAAATATTTCATCAAACATTTGAGGCAAATTTCGTTTATTAAATAAATAATTTCACTTTAATTAATAGGCAAATTAAAACCAAAATAACTATGAACAGGTATTATTTGATTTTCACTTTCCTGTTTTTTTCAGGAATAACCTTGAAAGCCTTTTCTCAAGAGGCAGATGCTATTGTAGGAAAGTGGTACAATACGGAGAAGGATGCTCAGGTAGAGATATACAAAGAAGGGGATAAGTTCTCTGGAAAAATCATTTGGCTTCAGGATCCAAAAGATATTGCTGGTAAACCGAAGGTGGATTTGAATAATTCAGATGTTTCAAAACGCCAAAGACCCATTATAGGTATGAAACTCCTTGAGAATTTCAAATATAATGGCGGTACATGGGAAGAAGGTACTATTTATGATCCTAAAAACGGGAAAACCTATTCCTGTATTATTAAGAAAAAAGGCAGTAAAACCCTTGAAGTCAGAGGATACGTGGGGATTTCCTTAATTGGAAGGACAGTGGAGTGGACGAAGGCAGAGTAAATTGATTTAAGACTTAAGATTTAAGATTTTTGATTTATCATTTATCACAAATCAGGCAATTAAATAATCAATCCCAAATCCCTACGGGCACAATTTCCAGTACATGCCCAAAAGGATCTTCAAAATAAAAGCTTGTCTGTTGATTACGCCACTCTTGTTCGTGGGTAATGATGATGCCTTTTTCCAACAAAACGGATTTAGTTTTGAGGTAGTCCTTTTTGCTCACCTCAAAGGCTATATGTTGCTTGCCAATGGCATAATGAGGTGGGAGATTTTCTTCTTCTTTGGTAACCTCAGGAATAAAACATAACAAAACTGATGTGCCACATCTGAAAAAAATATGACGATTCTCAACTTTAGAGATAATAGGCATCTCCAAAATATCGCCGTAAAAGTTTTCCGCTAAATCAAGATCAGAGATATACAGGCAGGTTTCTTTGATTTGGGTATATTTCATAGTAAAAATTACAAAAAACCAATCTTTCCTTCAATCTGAATGTGGGGTATTGCTTTATGCTTTTTTAATGTTTTGATTTTATGACT
This window of the Aquiflexum balticum DSM 16537 genome carries:
- a CDS encoding VOC family protein translates to MKYTQIKETCLYISDLDLAENFYGDILEMPIISKVENRHIFFRCGTSVLLCFIPEVTKEEENLPPHYAIGKQHIAFEVSKKDYLKTKSVLLEKGIIITHEQEWRNQQTSFYFEDPFGHVLEIVPVGIWD
- the pdeM gene encoding ligase-associated DNA damage response endonuclease PdeM — encoded protein: MAGYQLQWRELSLQLLPEKAIYINEFRSILIADPHFGKAAHFRKAGIPVSEKLHIGDLMTIQRLIQKYNPEHLYFLGDLFHSDWNIAWNDLETFADYHPETNFHLIKGNHDILPEEVYRSDIWQVHTERLNLGQMILSHEPLANIPPEKINLCGHIHPGISLYGTARQKLTLPCFFVSSNQIILPAFGRFTGLYTMKCGKNDNAYVIAEKKVIPVNFHD
- the truB gene encoding tRNA pseudouridine(55) synthase TruB; amino-acid sequence: MQEEPYGEVFLINKPYEWTSFDVVKKVRNALKIKKVGHAGTLDPLATGLLIVCAGKKTKSIESYMAQEKEYTGTFVLGKTTESFDLEKEVIDVADPSHITLEDVKSAAAKLTGDILQVPPMHSAIKIDGKRVYESARKGLDVKMEARPVTVTAFEITGFENPDVHFRIVCSKGTYIRSLARDLGELLNVGAYMSALTRTRIGEFKLDDAYELLDLIKIIKERQNENL
- a CDS encoding undecaprenyl-diphosphate phosphatase → MEIIDAIILGIVQGLTEFLPVSSSGHLEIGSAILGDDKIPEESLMFTIVLHFATALATLVVFRKDIVEIIEGLIKFQWNEETQFTVKIILSMIPAVIVGLFFEEELEQFFGGKITFVGFMLLVTAILLFLADRAKNTGKPVGFRNSVLIGLSQAIAMLPGISRSGATISTSVLLGIDKNKAARFSFLMVVPLIIGKIAKDILDGALTYNEASFGYLSAGFVAAFISGFFACTWMIQLVRKSKLTYFAIYCTIVGLIAIFAGIYS
- a CDS encoding DUF2147 domain-containing protein — translated: MNRYYLIFTFLFFSGITLKAFSQEADAIVGKWYNTEKDAQVEIYKEGDKFSGKIIWLQDPKDIAGKPKVDLNNSDVSKRQRPIIGMKLLENFKYNGGTWEEGTIYDPKNGKTYSCIIKKKGSKTLEVRGYVGISLIGRTVEWTKAE
- a CDS encoding DUF3098 domain-containing protein — protein: MNNPHFAFTKKNYILMLIGIGIIILGFTIIGLDSEPHGFGFLGLTLGPIVTLAGFLFQFYAIFYRSEKK
- a CDS encoding cell division protein FtsX, coding for MRISPRKKTKLGRFKFISVLFSTTLSLFILGLFGVIVIQAKTLTSIIRENIEIQVFLNKNLSESEKTKIGAFLESKPYILEKDNEKAISFISQEEAAQSFLESTGEDFAQFLDDNPLRDSYTISIAEEFQTSELIEEIVKEINSLEGVFEVTYMADLVESINQNLFKVAIVMGGFILILVFTVIMLINNTIRLALFSQRFLIRSMQLVGATRGFIRRPFLGRAFVFGILSGLIASVLLFGIIEYTKANIDGFALLQDYNLLYGLFGSLLLIGVLLSVLSTLQAVNKYLNMSLDELY